One [Clostridium] saccharolyticum WM1 DNA segment encodes these proteins:
- a CDS encoding PTS lactose/cellobiose transporter subunit IIA: MDIEMIVMKLVVCGGNARSSAIEALRSAKNGDFKHADERMEDAEKTIQEAHEVQTEMIQNELNGEKVEVGLLMVHAQDHLMNAMTVMDLCKEMIDILKKNNSR; encoded by the coding sequence ATGGATATTGAAATGATTGTTATGAAGCTTGTGGTCTGCGGAGGGAATGCCAGAAGCAGTGCTATTGAAGCACTGCGTTCGGCAAAAAACGGCGATTTTAAACATGCAGACGAACGGATGGAGGATGCGGAAAAGACGATTCAGGAAGCCCATGAGGTCCAGACGGAAATGATCCAGAATGAGTTAAACGGAGAAAAGGTAGAAGTAGGACTTTTAATGGTTCATGCTCAGGATCATCTGATGAATGCCATGACGGTCATGGATTTATGTAAGGAAATGATTGATATTTTAAAAAAAAATAATTCACGATAG
- a CDS encoding PTS sugar transporter subunit IIB has translation MRNIVLFCAAGMSTSLLVHKMKEAAAKENYDCKISAYALASTKDKGPEADMILLGPQVRFSKDKVEKDCPGKIIECIDMQVYGTMNGAKVIAQVKKALGD, from the coding sequence ATGAGAAACATTGTTTTGTTTTGTGCGGCAGGAATGTCTACCAGTCTCTTGGTCCATAAGATGAAAGAGGCTGCAGCCAAAGAAAATTATGACTGCAAAATCAGTGCCTATGCGCTTGCAAGCACCAAGGACAAAGGACCGGAGGCAGATATGATTCTGTTAGGGCCACAGGTTCGCTTCAGCAAGGATAAGGTAGAGAAGGATTGCCCGGGCAAAATCATTGAATGCATCGATATGCAGGTCTACGGCACTATGAACGGGGCCAAGGTCATCGCCCAGGTAAAAAAGGCTTTGGGTGATTAG
- a CDS encoding BglG family transcription antiterminator, producing MDRRKRQILDILSDNEYYTAEALAGRIRVGTKTIRNLLKEINQEMEHHGASILSKYGVGYYLNIWDKEMYNAFIQEFCTHLSDQYLPDSSEERIQYLLEYLFNSPSYVKLDELSDSLYISKRTLTADLKEVEQYLNKFNIKVVRKPNYGIRLEGGEFESRLCIASFSGKRLHKGNESMDEIAACVSEVLKKNDFMIPGTAYQNLVVHLYIAISRIMECHYVPMPEEPLKNMNGRYEYQIAKEIAEQIEITFRISFPETEIVYIAIHLAGKKMIYHADETDQNIIITQEISDLVTVMLERVYDLFKFDFRNDLELRMLLCQHLVPLSVRIKYDMDLKNPLLRDVKEKFFLPYTMACNAVTVINEHFHILLSEDEIAYFAFAFAFALERKKTEIEKKNILLVCSSGRGSAKLLQYKYQNSFKEYINEITACDVGSIYKVDFSKYDYIFTTVPITVSVPLPILEVQYFLDDKDIKNVKRVLTSEKTSSVENYYERELFLPHLKLRTKEEVLQCMCQFVMEKKNLPKEFYESVWKRERLARTSFGNMVAMPHVYKAISEETFVCVGILDEPVDWEGQKVRAVFLVSIANKDHTSDELQRFYQMTAAFLLSQKQIQDLVKRQDYDAFIEAMSSIEAQIPKEV from the coding sequence ATGGACAGGCGAAAGCGGCAGATCCTGGATATTTTATCAGACAATGAATACTATACGGCAGAAGCTCTTGCAGGGCGGATCCGTGTCGGAACCAAGACCATTCGCAATCTTCTGAAAGAAATAAATCAGGAAATGGAGCACCATGGGGCTTCGATTCTTTCGAAATACGGGGTAGGATATTATCTGAACATATGGGATAAGGAAATGTACAATGCGTTTATCCAGGAATTCTGCACCCATCTTTCTGATCAATATCTGCCAGATTCGTCGGAGGAACGAATACAATACCTGCTGGAATATTTGTTTAACAGCCCTTCCTATGTGAAGTTGGATGAATTGAGTGACAGTCTGTATATATCCAAGAGAACACTGACCGCGGATCTAAAGGAGGTTGAACAGTATCTTAATAAGTTTAACATAAAGGTGGTACGAAAACCAAATTACGGAATCAGACTGGAAGGCGGAGAGTTTGAGTCCAGGCTCTGTATCGCCTCTTTTTCCGGAAAACGGCTTCATAAGGGCAATGAGAGTATGGATGAGATTGCGGCCTGTGTATCGGAAGTTCTTAAAAAGAATGATTTTATGATTCCAGGAACGGCTTATCAGAACCTTGTTGTCCATCTCTACATCGCCATCAGCCGAATCATGGAATGCCATTATGTGCCCATGCCTGAGGAACCTTTAAAGAATATGAATGGCCGTTATGAGTATCAGATCGCAAAAGAAATTGCTGAGCAGATAGAAATAACATTCCGCATTTCATTTCCTGAAACAGAGATTGTTTACATTGCCATACACCTGGCGGGGAAGAAGATGATATATCATGCCGATGAAACAGATCAGAATATCATCATCACCCAGGAAATCAGTGATCTGGTTACTGTTATGCTGGAACGGGTGTATGATCTGTTCAAATTTGATTTCCGCAATGATCTGGAGCTTCGCATGCTGCTGTGCCAGCACCTGGTGCCCTTAAGTGTCAGGATCAAATATGATATGGATTTAAAGAATCCTCTTCTTCGGGATGTAAAGGAAAAGTTCTTCCTTCCCTATACCATGGCCTGCAATGCGGTCACCGTGATAAATGAGCACTTTCATATTCTTTTATCAGAAGATGAGATTGCGTACTTTGCTTTTGCATTCGCGTTTGCCCTTGAGCGGAAGAAGACGGAGATAGAGAAGAAAAATATACTTCTGGTATGCTCCTCCGGGCGGGGAAGTGCAAAGCTTCTTCAGTATAAATACCAGAATTCCTTTAAGGAATATATCAACGAAATCACAGCCTGTGATGTGGGAAGCATTTATAAAGTGGATTTTTCAAAATATGATTATATCTTTACAACCGTCCCCATTACGGTTTCCGTACCTCTTCCCATTTTGGAGGTGCAGTATTTTCTTGATGACAAAGACATTAAGAACGTAAAAAGGGTTCTCACTTCCGAGAAGACCTCTTCCGTGGAGAATTACTATGAACGGGAACTGTTTCTGCCTCATCTGAAGCTGCGGACAAAGGAAGAGGTTCTTCAGTGTATGTGCCAGTTTGTTATGGAAAAGAAGAATCTTCCAAAAGAATTTTATGAATCAGTGTGGAAGAGGGAAAGGTTAGCCAGGACGTCTTTTGGAAACATGGTGGCAATGCCTCACGTTTACAAGGCCATCAGCGAGGAGACGTTTGTATGTGTGGGGATCCTCGATGAACCGGTGGACTGGGAAGGGCAAAAAGTACGTGCTGTTTTCCTGGTTTCCATAGCCAATAAGGATCATACCAGTGATGAACTGCAGCGTTTCTATCAGATGACGGCGGCCTTCCTTTTAAGCCAGAAACAAATCCAGGACCTGGTCAAGAGACAGGATTATGATGCGTTCATAGAAGCCATGAGCAGTATAGAAGCCCAGATTCCCAAGGAAGTATAG